A DNA window from Candidatus Eisenbacteria bacterium contains the following coding sequences:
- a CDS encoding fucose isomerase produces the protein MEKDLKGAVEELGCRLERAHPYKEREQHGFIASQREGLEVFAGIDKQRPIIIAESVWQYSYHVLPGLIDHKGPILTLANWSGTWPGLVGMLNLNGCLTKAGITYATLWGEDFTAADFRKKLKQWLESGAIDHDTSHVIPLRNLPLPDRAAAVADSIAEDIRRNKSILGIFDEGCMGMYNAIIPDELLFPSGFVKERLSQSALYAAMRQTPESEARDVYRWLVGKGFTFKLGSDEATELTEAQILEQCKMYIAALRIGDRYGCEAIGIQYQLGLTDLCPASDLAEGLLNNSDRPPVKNAAGEVIRGGLPFVHFNEVDECAGIDGILTNRVHRALGQPPETTLHDIRWGDADRSGSTDDYVWVFEISGAAPPAHHIGGYAGTVGERQPPMYFRLGGSTCKGVARPGEIVWSRIFIENGQLHMDLGRAKVVELPEEETERRLRETTYQWPVMNAVLYGVTRDQMMARHKANHIQVAYAENAEAAELCLYTKAALADKLGMNVSLCGCH, from the coding sequence GCCCGATCATCATCGCCGAGAGTGTCTGGCAGTACAGCTATCATGTGCTGCCCGGACTTATCGATCACAAGGGTCCGATTCTGACGCTGGCCAATTGGTCGGGAACCTGGCCGGGCCTGGTGGGGATGCTGAATCTCAACGGCTGCCTGACCAAAGCCGGTATAACCTATGCCACGCTCTGGGGTGAGGATTTCACCGCTGCCGATTTCAGGAAAAAGTTAAAGCAATGGCTGGAGAGCGGAGCCATCGACCATGACACGAGCCATGTCATTCCTCTGCGGAATCTACCGCTGCCGGACAGGGCCGCCGCCGTCGCGGATTCGATCGCCGAAGATATCCGCAGGAACAAGTCAATCCTCGGCATCTTCGATGAAGGCTGTATGGGGATGTACAATGCGATCATTCCGGACGAGCTGCTGTTTCCATCCGGCTTTGTCAAGGAACGCCTGTCGCAGAGCGCCCTCTATGCGGCGATGCGGCAGACGCCGGAAAGCGAAGCCCGCGACGTTTACCGCTGGCTCGTCGGCAAGGGGTTTACCTTCAAGCTCGGCAGCGACGAAGCCACCGAGCTCACCGAAGCCCAGATACTGGAACAATGCAAAATGTATATCGCCGCCCTTAGGATCGGGGATCGATACGGGTGCGAGGCGATCGGCATTCAATACCAATTGGGATTGACGGATTTATGCCCCGCCTCGGATCTCGCGGAGGGGCTGCTCAATAATTCAGACCGGCCGCCGGTGAAAAATGCCGCCGGCGAGGTTATTCGCGGCGGGCTGCCGTTCGTGCACTTCAACGAAGTCGACGAATGCGCCGGCATCGACGGCATACTGACAAACCGCGTTCACCGGGCCCTCGGACAGCCTCCCGAGACGACATTGCATGATATCCGCTGGGGGGATGCCGACCGGAGCGGGTCGACGGATGACTATGTCTGGGTCTTCGAAATCAGCGGCGCGGCGCCGCCGGCGCACCATATCGGCGGCTACGCCGGGACGGTGGGGGAGCGCCAGCCGCCGATGTATTTCCGCCTCGGCGGCTCGACTTGCAAAGGGGTGGCGAGACCGGGGGAGATTGTCTGGAGCCGCATCTTCATCGAGAACGGTCAACTGCATATGGATTTGGGCCGGGCGAAGGTCGTCGAGCTTCCGGAGGAAGAGACGGAAAGGCGCCTGCGCGAGACAACCTATCAATGGCCCGTCATGAATGCGGTTCTCTATGGCGTCACGCGCGATCAAATGATGGCCCGCCATAAGGCCAATCATATTCAGGTGGCCTATGCCGAGAATGCCGAAGCGGCCGAACTATGCCTCTACACGAAGGCCGCCCTGGCGGACAAGCTCGGTATGAATGTTTCTCTTTGCGGATGTCACTAA
- a CDS encoding right-handed parallel beta-helix repeat-containing protein, whose amino-acid sequence MKFRAFIFVLFSFLFSSAHADVLTVPIPYPTIQSAVVAAAAGDTVLVDSGTYQENVVFQGREIALLSLHDAASTTINGGTAGPAILVSAGEGRGLVIMGFTITGGESWSPISNRGIEIIGSSPTILNNIIEQNYSGHIATPYGGGICAIEGSSPWIEGNVIRSNRSQSDTHNAWGGGIYLRSDIGLPFPAGIKGNQIESNESSGVSGAGGGIYVSVADASDCLINENDISFNSTGSFVEAAEGGGLWANCLVEDNIIYQNTADGISTSGGGLTLLAPGTASNNTIQGNRCHADDSIFDTHSYGGGVWSDGKLVLNLIVENIAEHFIWESGWERDVSCLGGGVYFQGDTLRSNTIAGNSLSGEYDVYGAGVFYPSGTPAIIQCLVCNNTFESSNGLGGGIATMWGSAPVVSCNDVWNNDQSNYSGFSDPTGTDGNISVNPVFCGHDPQDYTIAEISPCAPGNHPDGDDCGYIGARGIGCSGASVPGVEIHPQLNFTVFPNPTQDGSRLGFSLSKSVPVRLTIHDVSGRVVRRLMGGLQDAGYREAVWDGKSDKGEPLPPGVYLARIVIPGMIQSEKVILAR is encoded by the coding sequence ATGAAATTCAGAGCATTTATTTTTGTGCTGTTCTCCTTCTTATTTTCCTCGGCGCATGCGGATGTCCTCACGGTCCCGATTCCCTATCCGACAATTCAAAGTGCAGTCGTCGCCGCCGCCGCCGGAGATACGGTTCTTGTCGATTCGGGGACTTACCAGGAGAATGTCGTTTTTCAGGGTCGGGAGATCGCCCTGCTTTCCCTCCATGACGCGGCATCAACAACCATCAACGGGGGAACGGCGGGACCGGCGATTCTCGTCTCGGCCGGTGAGGGGCGCGGTCTCGTGATCATGGGTTTCACTATAACCGGTGGTGAGTCCTGGTCTCCCATCAGCAACCGGGGAATCGAGATTATCGGATCCTCTCCAACGATCCTGAACAACATCATCGAGCAGAATTACTCGGGGCACATAGCAACTCCCTATGGAGGCGGAATCTGTGCTATCGAAGGATCTTCGCCATGGATTGAAGGAAACGTCATACGCTCCAACCGATCACAGAGCGACACACATAACGCATGGGGCGGAGGGATCTATTTGCGCTCCGATATCGGGCTCCCTTTTCCCGCCGGAATCAAGGGGAATCAGATCGAATCCAACGAAAGCAGCGGCGTCAGCGGAGCGGGCGGCGGTATCTATGTCTCGGTCGCGGACGCGTCAGATTGTCTCATCAATGAGAATGATATTTCCTTCAATTCGACCGGGAGTTTTGTTGAAGCCGCCGAGGGCGGAGGCTTATGGGCGAATTGTCTCGTCGAGGACAACATTATCTATCAAAATACGGCCGACGGCATAAGCACTTCCGGCGGCGGTCTGACCCTCTTGGCTCCAGGGACGGCATCCAACAATACAATTCAGGGAAATCGCTGTCATGCCGATGACTCGATATTCGACACTCACAGCTATGGCGGCGGCGTCTGGAGCGATGGGAAGCTCGTCCTGAACCTGATTGTGGAGAACATAGCCGAACATTTCATTTGGGAATCGGGTTGGGAACGGGATGTTTCATGTCTTGGAGGCGGAGTCTACTTTCAGGGTGACACCCTCAGATCCAACACCATTGCCGGCAATTCGTTGAGTGGCGAGTACGACGTTTATGGAGCGGGTGTCTTTTATCCAAGCGGCACTCCGGCCATAATCCAATGCCTCGTTTGTAATAACACCTTCGAAAGCTCCAACGGCCTCGGCGGGGGGATCGCGACGATGTGGGGATCCGCCCCCGTGGTGAGCTGCAACGATGTGTGGAACAACGATCAAAGTAACTACAGCGGCTTCTCCGACCCCACCGGCACGGACGGCAATATCTCGGTGAATCCCGTTTTCTGTGGGCATGATCCTCAGGATTATACAATCGCTGAGATATCCCCCTGCGCTCCCGGAAATCACCCTGACGGCGACGATTGCGGCTACATCGGCGCCCGCGGCATCGGATGCTCCGGCGCTTCTGTTCCCGGCGTTGAGATTCATCCACAACTGAATTTCACCGTTTTCCCAAATCCCACGCAGGATGGGTCACGGTTGGGTTTCAGTCTCTCCAAATCCGTTCCCGTCCGTCTAACGATCCATGACGTCTCCGGCCGGGTGGTACGCCGTTTAATGGGGGGCTTGCAGGACGCCGGATATCGGGAGGCGGTCTGGGATGGCAAGTCCGACAAGGGGGAGCCGTTGCCGCCGGGCGTTTACCTCGCGCGAATTGTCATACCGGGGATGATTCAATCGGAGAAGGTGATCCTGGCCAGATGA